The proteins below are encoded in one region of Telopea speciosissima isolate NSW1024214 ecotype Mountain lineage chromosome 10, Tspe_v1, whole genome shotgun sequence:
- the LOC122641554 gene encoding wall-associated receptor kinase 2-like — protein sequence MGPLVLLQFLLILLWPVVATSKLPVAKSYCLDKCGNITVPYPFGFGAKECYKDQSFRLTCNESYGPVKLFAGSMEVLDISWQGQVRVWVNVSYDCYNKSGQNTVWEYSSMEKYTDTFTFSETENKFTVLGCDTKAEINVKSRQFQSGCSMFCNNISDVIDGSCTGIGCWQTPIPKGFGEYLISIDSFANHTEIVDFNPCSYAFLVDKNWFNFTVSDLLDFTKKIERTGYVRVPVVLDWAVDKKSCEEAKKDLTTYACGNNSFCVVSKNGVGYSCNCSKGYQGNPYLPNGCEDIDECIDPYNSPCNSTCSNLPGDYICSCPPGYDGDGKKNGLGCIPPHTNKPFPVIHVTVGTGLVSLFLLLGILFVLWALQKRKDNKLKQKFFQQNGGFLLKQQISSHERPVEVAKIFTVEELKEATNNYAQSQILGRGGYGTVYKGILPDHRTVAIKKSKKVDESQIEQFINEVVILSQINHRNVVKLLGCCLETEVPILVYEFVTNKTLFHHIHGEGCNSLISWDIRLRIAAETSEAIAYLHSAASPPIIHRDVKSANILLDDNYMAKVSDFGASRLVPLDQTQISTLVQGTLGYLDPEYLQSSQLTEKSDVYSFGVVLVELLTGKKALYYNGPGRDTNLAMLFVTKIKEGMVWDIIDDRILTEGCKEKLPTVLELAERCLRLKGEERPTMKEVAMELQGLRRDQTCVMQNLRKVEYVLVEPLALHSHNTIGYNSLTNEALESLDGGR from the exons ATGGGTCCTCTTGTGTTGCTTCAATTCCTCTTAATCCTGTTATGGCCAGTGGTGGCAACATCAAAGTTGCCCGTTGCAAAGTCCTATTGCTTGGATAAATGTGGTAATATCACAGTTCCCTACCCCTTTGGCTTCGGAGCTAAAGAGTGTTACAAAGATCAAAGCTTTCGGCTAACTTGCAACGAAAGTTACGGCCCTGTAAAACTGTTTGCAGGGAGCATGGAAGTTCTAGATATTTCATGGCAAGGACAGGTGCGTGTATGGGTCAATGTAAGCTATGATTGTTACAACAAGTCAGGCCAAAATACTGTTTGGGAATACTCTTCAATGGAGAAGTATACAGACACTTTCACGTTCTCTGAGACAGAGAACAAATTCACGGTTCTGGGTTGCGACACCAAAGCTGAAATCAACGTCAAAAGCCGTCAGTTCCAGAGTGGTTGTAGCATGTTCTGCAACAATATATCTGATGTGATCGATGGATCATGTACAGGCATCGGCTGTTGGCAGACTCCAATTCCAAAGGGCTTCGGAGAGTACCTTATAAGTATCGACAGCTTTGCCAATCACACTGAGATCGTTGATTTCAATCCCTGTAGTTACGCTTTCCTCGTTGACAAAAACTGGTTCAACTTCACAGTCTCGGATCTCTTGGATTTCACTAAGAAAATAGAACGAACAGGTTATGTGCGAGTTCCAGTCGTGCTTGATTGGGCCGTTGATAAAAAATCGTGTGAAGAAGCTAAGAAAGACCTCACTACTTACGCATGCGGCAACAACAGTTTCTGTGTTGTCTCCAAGAACGGTGTTGGGTACAGCTGCAATTGTTCCAAAGGTTACCAAGGTAACCCTTACCTTCCAAACGGATGCGAAG ACATAGATGAATGTATAGATCCATATAATAGTCCCTGCAATTCGACCTGTAGCAATCTGCCTGGAGATTACATATGCTCTTGCCCACCTGGTTATGATGGAGACGGGAAAAAGAATGGACTTGGATGTATTCCTCCTCACACTAACAAGCCATTTCCAGTGATTCACGTCACCGTAG GTACTGGCTTGGTCTCCTTATTTCTACTTCTTGGTATCTTATTTGTGCTTTGGGCACTTCAAAAGAGAAAGGACAAcaaactcaaacaaaaattcTTCCAGCAAAATGGAGGTTTCTTGTTAAAACAACAGATATCTTCCCATGAAAGACCAGTTGAAGTTGCCAAAATCTTTACAGTAGAAGAACTAAAGGAAGCAACTAACAACTATGCTCAAAGCCAGATTCTTGGTCGAGGAGGCTATGGTACGGTTTACAAAGGAATTCTACCTGATCATAGAACTGTTGCCATTAAGAAATCAAAAAAAGTTGATGAAAGTCAGATCGAGCAATTCATAAATGAGGTGGTTATTCTCTCCCAAATTAACCATAGAAATGTGGTGAAGTTACTGGGTTGTTGCTTAGAGACTGAGGTTCCTATATTAGTATATGAATTTGTTACAAACAAAACCTTATTCCACCATATCCATGGCGAGGGATGCAATTCTCTAATTTCTTGGGATATTCGTCTAAGGATAGCTGCTGAAACATCAGAGGCGATTGCTTATTTGCATTCGGCAGCTTCGCCACCTATCATTCACAGGGATGTTAAGTCCGCAAATATACTATTGGACGATAATTATATGGCAAAAGTGTCTGACTTTGGTGCATCCAGGTTGGTTCCTTTAGACCAAACTCAAATTAGTACACTAGTGCAAGGAACATTGGGGTACTTAGACCCAGAGTACCTTCAATCAAGTCAACTCACCGaaaaaagtgatgtttataGTTTTGGCGTAGTACTTGTGGAGCTATTAACGGGAAAGAAGGCACTTTACTACAATGGGCCAGGTAGAGATACAAATCTAGCCATGCTTTTTGTCACTAAAATCAAAGAGGGTATGGTTTGGGATATTATAGATGATCGGATACTGACTGAAGGATGTAAAGAGAAACTCCCCACAGTCTTAGAACTAGCTGAAAGATGTTTAAgactaaaaggggaagaaaggcCTACAATGAAGGAAGTGGCAATGGAGTTACAAGGGTTGAGGAGGGATCAAACTTGTGTTATGCAAAACCTTAGGAAGGTGGAATATGTGCTTGTTGAACCATTAGCCTTGCATAGTCACAACACTATTGGGTACAACAGTTTGACTAATGAAGCACTAGAATCTTTAGATGGTGGGCGATGA